Below is a genomic region from Telmatobacter sp. DSM 110680.
TGGCATCAGGAGCGGCGTAGAGATCAAGGAGCTTTCCCAGAACGGCGCGAGCGCGGGCGCCGGGGTTGGCGGGAAGCGGCAGGGAGTGAATCTGGGGAACCAGGGAGTTATCCAGATCGTTTGCGGCGATCAGGGTCGCTTGCTCTGCAGGAGCGACATCGGGAGCCTTGGTAGGTTCGGTGGTTTCGCCGGTGAGCAGCCGCTTGTGGGCGCGGTCGCGAAGCTGCCAGAGCTTAAAGCCCATGCCCAGGGACACGATGAGGAGGGCTACAAGGAGGATTTTCTGGTAGCGGGGAATCACGGCTGGCGGCCCTCCGTGCGGGTGGGGTCGGATCGCCACTCAAGCACAGCAGCGGCGAGGGCAGTGGCTACGCGCGCCTGGTAGTCGGGATTGTCGGGCTCGGCTGTGATCTTGTGGTCGGAATCGCGCTGGGGACCGATTTCGATGGCGAGAGCAGGGCAGGTCATGCTCTCCATCCCGGATAAGGGGATTCGCCCGAGAGTGACGCTGAACCCCGCCTGGGTCATAGCTGAGTTTACGGACCCAGCGAGACCGAGACTGCGAGTGATCCAAGGGGCCTGGGCGGTCTTCCATGCTGTGAAGCGGGACGGCTCGGCAGGTGCGAGCGATGAGGCGAAGAGGTGAATTCCGGTGCCGCTTTCGCTGGCGTGGAGGCTGAGACAGGCTGCGGCATTAGCGTGGTTGGCAAGTTCAGCGCGCCGAGTCAAGTCGACGGAAACATCGGATTCGCGCGTGGTTATGACTTGGATTCCGCGAGCGGAGAGGAGGGAACGCAGGCGGATATTCAGTACGAGGTTGACATTTTTTTCAAGCTGCCCGCTATCGAGGTGAGCGCCCGTGTCGTCGCCGCCATGGGCTGCGTCGAGGACTACGACGAAGCGTGGGGCGGGGGGTGGGGGGGGAGTGGGCGCGGGTGAAGATGGCGGTTGTTGGGCTGCGCAGGGGAGAAAAGCCAACACAATCAGGAGACTAAGGGCGGGCGGGAAATCCCACCAGGGTCTGAAACTCCAGACCTGGGGCACCCAACGTTTCAGTACCTTACTCCAGGGCATAGATAGTGAGGCCGCTCAACAGTTTTGGGAAGAAGTCAGTGGATTTCTGGGGCATGACTGAGCCGGCAAAGGCGACTTCGCGCAGTTGTTCCATGGTGACCGGGTTGGTGAGAAAGGTGACGTCAGCTTCACCGCGATGCACCTGATCGACAGCTTCGGCCGCATCGCGCAGATAGCGAAGGTTGGTTTGCTCGCGCACTTTTTCAGCATCGAGGCCCATCAGGCGGTCGAGGATGATGGTGTGCAGATGGCTCAGGTCAAGCTGGCGCTGGTTTTCAGGGAGCGAAGCCAAAGCGGTTGCAGTTGCATCAGGTTTGGAACGCAGGAGGAAAGCTCCATTCCGGGTGACGGCGACGAAGGCAGTGCCCATCTCATTGCGCAGCCTATCGAGGTGGCCGATTGCCGGAGCCTCGGGCAGCTTTTGCACGTTGAAGAATTGCTCCGCTGCGCTGGTAAACGCTGCGGGATCGAAGGCTGGCAGGCTGTGAACGACGCGGTGGGTGGGCAGAATGACGAGGCCGTCGGCGTCCATGTTGACGAAGGTCATCATCACGGCGGCTTCAGGGAACTGCGGCTGCGGAAGACTATTGGCGTTGTGTTCAGTCCGTGACAGCGAAGCAGGGGTGTGTTCTTTGGAGTAGTTCAGCGCCGTCTCGTAGCGATGGTGGCCGTCGGCGATGATCAGCTTTTTGTCGGCCATGGTGGAGACGAGCAAGCGAATGACGGCAGGGTCAGCGACGCGCCAAACGCGATGAAGGACGCCGTATTCGTCAGTCACTTCGGCGTCGGCCGGTCCCGCGCCGTCGTAGAGGATATTCTCGACGCTACCGGCCGGATCGGAGTAAAGCATGAAGATCTGGCCAAAGTGGGCGTGCGTAGCTTTGAGCAGATTAAGGCGATCGCTCTTTGGTTTGGAGAGGGTCTGCTCATGGCGAAAGACAACCTGGTCAGCGTATTCATGGAGTTTGCCGAGGGCGATGAAACCGCGACGTTCCTTAATGGCATCGGAACCCGGAACGCGGAACCGTTGCGAATAGGCGAATATGCCTGGGTCTCTCTCCTGGACAAGGACTGACTGATCTTTCCATGCAGCAAAATCGCGAGCGGCGCGGGTGTAGACATTCTCGCCACGCTCAGCATCAAAGAGTTCGGGCAGCCCGAGGATAATACGAACCAGGTTGTAGGGGCTGCGGTGGTAGTAAGCCTCCTGCATCGCTGGAGAGATCTTGTCGTAGGGCTGGGTGACCACGTCTTCAAGCCGAACAACCGACGGATTGTAACGCCACGCGCGGAATGGATAGATATTAGCCATGCAGAAGTCTTGCTTCCAACAGATAAGGCAGGATTTGCCAGGAGGGGACTATCGTGAAAGTCCCGCCAAAACTGTCGCTTAGAGACGATTGTATCCCACTGCCGATGACCGATTCGGGCCGGGCGTCGTCCAACAAATGCGGGTGTACGTGGAGTGACACAAGGTTGCGGCCAAGCGTGCTAAACTCGCCATCATTCTCAGGTAAGAGCGCATGAACCTATCCCCCATCTGGCACGATGCCCCGCGCGGATCACTGTTCAATGTACGATTCGTTGTTTGTGCGTGTGTGCTGGCATTCGTTTCTACAGCCGGAGTGCGCGGGCAGGACAATCCTTTGGACAAAGTGCACGTGCCACCGCCCGCGACGACGAATCCGGGGACCGGTGCGCCGGCGGGTGTGGATGCGCCAGCAGCTACGGGGGCAGGCAGGGCGAAGCCCGGATCGCTTATCCGCATGAACGTGGACATGGTGCTGGTGCCGATTACGGTGACAGATCCCATGAATCGGCTTGTCACGGGGCTTGAGCAGGAAGACTTTCAGCTTTTCGAAAACAATGGCGAACAGAAGATCCGCACCTTTGCGGCGGAAGATGCTCCAGTATCGATCGGCATCATTTTTGACCTGTCTGGTTCGATGACGTCGAAACTTATCCGCGCACGTGAGGCGATTCTTCAGTTCATCAAGACAGCGAATCCAGAGGACGAATTTTTCGTAATCGGGTTTAACGACAGGCCGGAATTGATTGAAGATTTCACGAATTCTGTGGAGGACATCCAGGCACGACTAGCGACGGTGCGCAGTGGACATAGGACCGCTCTGCTGGACGCGATCTATTACGGCGTGGCCAAGATGAAAGAGGCCAAGCACGAGCGTAAGGCTCTGCTGGTTGTATCGGACGGTGGCGATAACCGGTCAAGATACACTGAGGGCGAGGTTCGCTCCCAGGTCCGCGAGTCGGACGTCGAGATATATTCGATCGGGATATTCGATCCTTATGCGGCTACTCCTGAGGAGCGAACTGGGCCGATTTTGCTGAACGAACTTTGCGAAGAGACCGGTGGGCGTTTGTTCCGGGTTGATGATGTCTCTGAAATGAGCGATATTGCAGAGAAGATTTCCACTGAATTACGTAATCAATATGTGATCGGCTACACGCCCAAGAACATGTCTCGCGACGGTAAGTGGCGTAAAGTGAAGGTGAGGCTGAACCCACCCTCTGGTCTGCCTCCACTCACGGTCCATGCTCGAACCGGATACTATGCGCCTTTGCAATAAAGCAGCTTCTGTAATATTTCTAACTTTTTCGACTCTCACGCTGGCCGCGCAACAGACGCCGAAGCCGACTGCGCCTGCGCCACAGTCCGCCCCCTTAACTGTGGATACCGATCCGGTGCGTTCGCCGGATGCCGAACTGCCGCCGAGTTTGAACGGAGAGCCTCTGAAGAAAGAGGGTGCCGAGGGTTATGTACTACACACCAACGTCGAAGAGGTTGTTCTAAACGCCACGGTGCTGGAAGGCACCCAACTGGTTCAAACACTCAAGAGAGAGAATTTTCAAGTTTTTGAAGACGGTGTGAAGCAGAACATCATCAGTTTCCAGCACACCGATTTGCCCGTTTCGATTGGTTTTGTGGTCGACAATTCCGGGTCGATGTCGAAGAAGCGTCCAGCGGTGAACAAGTCCGCACTGGATTTAGTCCAGGCTTCCAATCCGGAAGACGAAGCTTTCGTGGTGAATTTCTCCGACGAGGCCTATATTGATCAGGAATTTACGTCGAATGTAGATAAGCTTCGTGATGGATTGAGCCACATCGAGTCGCGCGGCGGAACAGCACTCTATGACGCGGTGGTGGCATCGGCCGACAAACTGGTAGCAGACGCCAAGCGTCCCAAGCAGGTTCTGGTGCTAATTACGGATGGCGAGGACAATGCTTCGACGCTTAACCTTGATCAGACGATTCGCCGGGTCCAGGAACTTTCAGGACCTGTGATTTATTCCATCGGCCTGCTTTTTGGTGATGAGATGAGCCATGCCGAGGTTCGCCACGCGCGGCGCGCACTGGAACTTCTCTCGAACGAGACGGGCGGTATTGCGTTCTTTCCGAAGTCGATTGAGCAGGTGGATGAAATTGCCGCGGAGGTAGCGCGCGACATCCGCAGCCAGTACACGATCGGCTATCACTCCTCGACACCGTCGACGCAATCAGGGTTCCGCCGCATACAAGTGACTGCAGATGCTCCGGGAATGAGCAAGCTGTCCGTTCGCACGCGCACGGGATACTTCCCGGCGTCGCGGGTGTTGAAGAAGCCAGTCCCGCAAAAGAAATAGCCTGGGCCGGTAGGCTAAACTGAATTGCCATGGCAGTCGAAAGCCCCTCCACCTCGCCCCTTCGTGTTGTAGCCGATATCACCCAACTAGTAGGGCATACTCCGATGCTTCAACTCGGCAGAATTGTGCCTGCTTCTTCGGCGGCTGTGTTTGCCAAGCTTGAATTTCTGAATCCTGGCGGCAGCATCAAGGATCGTGCCGCGCTGGGCATGATTCTGGCCGCGGAGGCGAAGGGGTTGCTGCGCCAAGGGTCGACGATCGTTGAAGCCACAGCTGGGAATACCGGGGTAGGACTGGCCCTGATCGGCGTGAATCGTGGCTATAAAGTGAAGTTGTTCGTGCCGGAAGGGTTTGCCGAGGAGAAGTGCATACTGATGCGTGGGTTTGGTGCCGAGGTGGTGCGAACTCCAGAGGCCGACGGAATGGCGGGCGCAATTCGCGAAGCCAATAAAGCGGCAGAGGCGATTCCTGGGGCATTCATGGCCGGACAGTTTACGAACCAATCCAATCCGCAGTTTCATCACGATACTACCGGCGCTGAAATCTGGGAGCAGATGGCAGGGCGGGTAGATGGGTTTGTGGCCGGCGTGGGCACCGGCGGCACATTTTCAGGCGTTGCACGATTCCTCAAGGAAAACAACCCCTCTGTGATCACAGTGGCCGTGGAGACGCAGGGGTCGATTCTGCAGGGCGGCGCGCCGGGGAAGCATCGCGTAGAGGGAATAGGAGTCCACTTCGTTCCCGAAACGTTTCACCGCGACATGTGTGATCGAGTCATGATGGTGAACGACGATGACGCGTTTACGATGGTGAAGCGCCTGGCAGCTGAAGAAGGGTTGGTGGGCGGGTCGAGCGCGGGAGCGGCGGTGTTTGCTGCTGCTGCGTTGGCACGCGAACTAGGCGCAGGTAAGCGCGTGGCCACGATTATCCCCGATTCGGCGGAGCGATATTTGTCGAAGAAGATCTTCGAAGGCGGCGTTTAGTTAGCTCCGCGATAGGGGAGATTCTTAGCGACTTCGCCGCCGCCGACCTGGCTGTGACGAATTTCCTATTGAGACACAAAATTCCCCCGTGCGCCGTCTGACGCGCCTCGGGTTTAGGTTTCGGCAACGAAATACTTCAGGCTTTCATGGTGGAGCACCCGTCATGTCCACAGGTGCACATGATTTCAGTCTTGTCTGCGATTCCTTCACAGTGAGCGCTGCAATACTTTTGCTTTTCGGGAGGAATGCAGTTGCAGGCAGGATTTGCACATTTTTTGGGGCTAGACATGCTGTAACTCCTCAGTACCCACACAGCCGGATACCGCGAGTTTGGATGCATGGTTACTAAAAAGGGATGGCAGCGAAATCAACGTTTTACCAACCAAATCTATGCCAGGGGCATCTTACTTTTCACTTAGGAATATAGGATCATTTACCGCTCAAAGTGCCGTTTTAGTGGGAGTAGTGGGTTTCAGCAAGTTACTAACACTGTGCTGGCGATGAGCAGTTCGATTTAGTTTCTCTTCACAACAGATAGTGAAGAGAGAAATCTTTCCCTTGACTCGTTGTTTCGATTTCGTATTGCGACTCACGATAAGAAGCAAAGTAAGCGATGGATGTTGTTTGCTTTGCTCACCTGACCTGCATTGGCCGACGTTGAGTTTGCGATGCTTTCGTTGATTGACTCTGAAGTTGCCTGGGAGTGCCTGTGAAAATTGATCGTCGTTGTCTCGTTCCTCTCGTTGCGATCCTGCTGATGGGATGCGCCCTCCAATCGCAATCACAAAATATCTCGGTTTCGCCTGCGACCATCAAGTTCCCCAACCAGGGACTGAATACGACGAGCGCAGCTGTGCCGGTGACTTTGCTGAACAATCAGGCCGGAACGCTGACGATTTCGAGCATCCAGATTGGTGCGCCGTATGCAGAGACCGATAACTGCGGAACTAGCCTCGCGCCAAATGCGCAATGCACGCTGAACGTGACATTCACGCCGACAGCGAAACAATACTATTCGTCGTCGCTGGTGATTACAGATTCTGCAGGCAATTCGCCACAGTCGGTCGCGCTAACGGGGAATGGTGTTATTCCGGTGACCTTCTCGCCGGCCTCGGTGAACTTTGGGAATCAGGCCGCGGGCACGACGAGCAACACTACGAACGTTACCATGTACAACAATTTGCCTGCCGCGCTCGCAATCTCGAGCATTCAAGCGACGGCCCCGTTTGCGCAGACGAACAATTGCGGTTCAACGCTGGCAGGCGGAGGCACGTGCACGCTGTCGCTGACATTTTCTCCCGCGGCTGTGCAGTCTTCTTCGTCCACGATCACGGTGACTGACAGCGCGTCTAATTCGCCGCAAACGGTCGCGGTATCGGGCGTCGGCATTGCTCCGGTCAATTACACGCCCAAGACGATTGCATTTCCGAACCAACCAGTGAACTCAACCAGTGCGGCTACGGTGGTCACGGTCACCAACGTGCAAAGCACTCCACTGAGCATTTCAAGCATCTCCGCTCCGGCGCCGTTTGCGACGACGAACAATTGCGGGACCTCTTTGGCCTCGGGACAGAGCTGCTCAGTCAACGTGACCTTCGCGCCCACGGCCGCGAAGTATTACACGGGGAGCCTGGCCATTACGGACAGCAGTGCGACTTCGCCGCACACGGTTGCACTGAGCGGCAACGGCTATCTTCCGGTGGTCACTTCGCCTACACAAATTTCTTTCCCCAATCAAGCTACGAACACGACCAGTTCCGGCTATACGGTGACGCTCACCAACAAGCAGCCCGTTACGCTGAACATTGCGAATATTGCCGCGCCTTCTCCGTTTGCACAAACGAATAATTGCGGCACCACTCTTGCGTCGGGCGCGAGTTGCACGGTTACTGTGAAGTTTGCGCCGACTGCTTCACAGCACTATTCTTCGGCTTTAACGATCACGGATGACGCGGCAACGTCCCCGCAGAGTGTGCCTCTGTATGGAACGGGTTATGCGTTGGTTTACTTCACTCCGAGTGTTATCTCGTTCCCCAGCCAGGCAATTGGAACGTCGAGCGCGCCCTCGAGCGTGAATCTGACGAATAATCAAACCGTGGCTATGAATATTTCCGGGATAACTGTGCCGGCGCCGTTCTCGCAAACCAATACGTGTGGAGCTTCTTTGGGAGCAGGGCAGAGCTGCACAGTAAGCGTCAGTTTCAGTCCCACGGCTGTGCAATACTACGCGGCAAATGTCACGGTGACAGATGATGCTGCTAATTCCCCGCAGGTGCTGCCGGTAAACGGAAACGGAACCGTTGGGTTGACATATACCCCCAAGGTTGGCGGCCTTTACTTCAACAATCAGATTATCAAGACGTCGAGCACGCCGCAGGCGGTGACGCTGACGAACAACCAATCCACCGCGGTTAACTTTAGTTCGATCGTTTCATCGGCGGACTACCCTTTCACAACGAACTGTGGAAATGGCGCAGGTGGAGGATCGCTGGCGGCTGGCGCAAGTTGCTCGGTCTTGGTTTCATTCGATCCGCAGGTAATCGGAAGCCGGCCAGCGAACCTGGTGATCAATGAGAGCGCAGCCGGCAGCCCCGTTACGATTCCGCTGCAGGGTTCGGGTATCAATGGTACGCAAGGTGCGCTGGTGGCCATTACACCGCTCACTCCATGCGTTCAGCCTCTCCAAACGCTACAACTCACCGCTCGTACTCAGAATCTGACAAACACTGCCGTTAACTGGTACGTGAATAACGTACCGGGGGGTAACTCCACGGTGGGCACGGTCTCCTCAACGGGACTGTACACTGCGCCAGCAACTGCGGGCACCTATTACGTCGAGATCAATAGCCAGCAGATACCATCGCTTACAAGTTCCGCGACCATTACGGTGGAACCGCTGGCAAGCCTGACCTTTGGAATCTATCCGTATGTTGCATCGATACCTGTCGGCGCAAAGCAGCCGTTCTCGGCGCAAATCTGCCTCGTGCCGGATTCGAATGTGACGTATACGGTGGATAACATCGCTGGAGGAAATGCAACGGTGGGCACGGTTTCAAGTACGGGTCTGTATACCGCGCCGCCGACGGCAGGCAAGCACACGGTGCGAGTGACGGATGCGACCCTGAACCGAACCAGCGGCGGTGTCGTTACGGTCTTCTCCAGCATTACCGCGGACTACGGATCGCGAGCGGGAACGACAGCCCCTATCCCGGCAGACCTTTTCGGCTACGGACGCGGGGAATCGATTCCCACGGTTGCCGCTCGCAACATGCTTGAAGATGGTGGCCTAACCGTGGCGCGTACATCTGGGCAGATTGCGACAGTGTATGCAACACAGACGCCGGACTGGACGAAGATCGATCCGATCATTGCAACGATCCAAGCTTCAGGGCAGCATGCGTTGCTTCAGCTTCATCAGTCGCCTTCGTGGCTGCAGCCCACTTCAGGTCCGTGTGCCGGCAATGTATTCGCGGCGCCGACAGACATAAACCAGTGGGCGCTGATCGCGCAGGCTTATGTAGCTCATATGGACGTGGCGTTCCCGGGCGTCATTACCGATTACGAGATCGGCAATGAACCTAACGCGACCGGCATGTGCACTACAGCAAACCACCTGAATACATACTTAGCCATTTATGCCGCCGCCGCCCCCTTAATGAAGCAACAAGCGGCGCAGGATGGAGTGCCGATTCGTATCGGTGGGCCGGTGATTTCGGGGTATACGCCTTACTGGATCAACGCCCTGTTGACCACCAGCACGACCGCACCTTATGTCGATTTCGTCAGCTATCACCAGTATTTCTATGGATCCTCACAACTTGAGGCTACATGGGATACGTACACGGACATGCCTTCGATGTATGAGGCGGAACAGGACGTAAGCAACGGTGCTCAGGCCAACTACGTCAAGGCCGTGAAGGCAGTGGCTGCAGGTCAGCAACCGAACGCTGCGAATACGCCGATCTACATCACCGAGTACAACACGAACTGGGCGTTCTACCAGGATTGTTGCCGCAACGACAACACCTACGCGCCCGTGTTCAATTCACTCTATGCGACAGATGTGCTGAACTCGGTTTACAACGGCGTCACGAAAGTGCCGAACAAGATCTTCTACTTCGCCGGCTCCGCCTATCCGTGGTTCTGCCTGATCGGTGTTGTCGACAACGGCAACGATTGCCTGTACTCGGCTGGAGCCACACCCGCTCCGTATCCGCAGTACTTCCCTTACCAGTTGGTTGCGTCAACCCAATACCTGGGGCTGTCGCAAGGCGGGTACATGGCGAAGAGCATTTCAGCGCCGACGGGCGGTGGAGGCTTGGCGACAACGGCGTTCTACACGGCGAATCACGATGCGGTTGTGGTCACCAATCCCACTTCGACACCGTATAGCCAGATCACGGTGACGCTTGCGAATCCGGGGCTGACGGGCACGCAGGGAACTCTTTACCAGATTGTGAATGGTGCGCAGATCAGCACCACTCCGATTTCGTTCTCGCAATCGGGAACAAGTTTGACCACGACGATCAGCGTGCCTGCTTACTCGGTGCAGGCGATCTCACTGCCTTAAGTTCTCCTTCCGAAAAGGCGCCGGATTTCCCCAACCAGGGAGATCCGGCGCCTCTCTTTTTTGTGGCGGGCGGCAGCCACGATAAGCTAGAGCTAAGCCGCGCTTCGGCGCGGGAAGCTGCACAGTGCGCAGAAAGCTGCGCGTTGGGCGTGGCTGAATGTCAGGAGCTCGAAGCTAAAATGTCACAATCAAAATTCGCAACGCTCGCCGTGCATGCGGGGCAACAGCCCGATCCGCTCACAGGCGCCGTGAATGTTCCCGTTTACCTTTCTTCCACCTTTGAGCTGACTGGGATCGGCACCGATAGGGGCTACGACTATTCGCGTGCCGGCAATCCTACCCGTGCCCATCTTGAAGAGGCGCTTGCGGCCATTGAAGGCGGCACGTGCGGCCATGCATTTGCGAGTGGCATGGCGGCCATCTACGCGTTGGTGGCCACACTGCGCACGGGCGATCATTTGATCTGTTCGCACAACGTTTATGGCGGGACGACGAGGCTATTCAACCTGATCATTCAGCACTACGGGATCGAGATTGAGTACGTCGATACAGCGAATCTTGACGCGGTAAAGGCGGCGATCAAGAGGAATACGAAGCTGATACACATCGAGACGCCGACGAATCCGCTGATGGTGCTGACAGATATTGCGGCAGTATCGGAGGTTGCGCATGCGCATGGCGTAGAGGTGAGCGTCGATAACACGTTCATGTCGCCCGCGCTGCAAAGTCCGATAGCGCTGGGCGCGGACATTGTGATGCATTCGACGACGAAGTTTTTGAACGGCCACTCCGATGGCCTGGGCGGCGCCCTGATCGGTACGAAGCCGGAACATAAGGAACGATTCCTGCTGGTGCAGAAGGCGGCCGGCGGAATCATGTCGCCGTTCGAAGCATTTCTAGTGATGCGCGGCATCAAGACGCTACCTCTGCGGATGAAGCAGCACGAAGAGAATGGACGAGCAGTGGCGGAGTTTTTGTCGACGCAGAGCAAGGTGACGCGGCTCGCCTATCCAGGATTGAAGAGCCACCCGCAACATGAGCTGGCGAAGAGGCAGCAGCGCGGGTTTGGATCGATGCTGAGCTTCGACCTTGGATCGCGCGAGAAGGCGGGGAAGTTCCTGGGAGCCGTGAAGCTGTTCCTGAATGCAGAATCGCTGGGCGGAGTGGAGTCACTGGCCTCACACTCGGCGACTACGACGCATTTCGCTCTTACCGATGCGGAGCGGGAGAAGGTTGGCATCACGCAGGGGTTGGTTCGGTTGTCAGTTGGGATCGAGGACAAGGACGATTTGATTGCCGATCTGGAGCAGGCGCTGGCGGCGGTGTAAGGTTTTCTGACTGGATCGTTCGGATTCGTGCTTTCCCACTCATGCGCAAAAAGCGCGCATGAACGGGGCACCCGGCACCCGGCGGCTGGACTGACATTGTGCAACCATTTGGTTGCAGCATATACCCTATTACCCCGTCTCTGTAGAGAAGTATCCTGTTTCCATCGGCTTGCGGCGCAGGGTGGCCGCCAAATTACTCCAGCCACGGAGGTTAGCCGTAGATTCCTCTAGATAAGAGGCTTACGGCTGATTGTCGACTTGCTGCGTTTGAGAATATTGCGGAACGAACTGCCGTCCATTCGCTGGTTTAAGCGTAGCGAATTAGGCAGAAATTACCTGCAAATCCGGAGCAGGAATTTTGGCAATAACCGACTAGGCTAACCAATCTTTAAAAAGTGGTGGCGGCCTCGGCAGGTAAGGCCGCCACTTGTTCATTCAGCCAATCCCGGCGGAGGCGTGTAGTCGTCAGGGAAGGGGAGCATGAGATTATCTCCCCACTGAGGAAACTCGTGATCAAGTCTGTCCATAAATACTTTCCAGTTCGGCGAATATTTCATCAGCATGAGAATAGCCGCGAAATGCTTATCAAGTTTGGCTAGTCCAACATCTTCAGTGAGACGCTGAAACAGCTTGTGCTTTAGCCGTCCAGTTGCGTCGCGCGGTGTGAGACGATCAAGTTCCTTCCAGACACCCGGAGCTAATCGCTTGTAGATGACATTGTTAGTCCAGTGCCCTACAACACCGGGGCGCGCGGAACTCTCGTCATAGTCCCATCCGTTCAAACGATAAATCTGTCGATAGAATTCAAGAGGAAATGTTGGAAGATACGGACGTAACTCTTTCGCGACAAATTTCTCCAAAATGCGTGCGAGGGCATCTCGCTGGCGAACATCTTGGTAACCAGTAGCCTCATCGACAAGGGCAATGATTCCGACTATTGCCCATCCATGTT
It encodes:
- a CDS encoding N-acetylmuramoyl-L-alanine amidase, with product MPWSKVLKRWVPQVWSFRPWWDFPPALSLLIVLAFLPCAAQQPPSSPAPTPPPPPAPRFVVVLDAAHGGDDTGAHLDSGQLEKNVNLVLNIRLRSLLSARGIQVITTRESDVSVDLTRRAELANHANAAACLSLHASESGTGIHLFASSLAPAEPSRFTAWKTAQAPWITRSLGLAGSVNSAMTQAGFSVTLGRIPLSGMESMTCPALAIEIGPQRDSDHKITAEPDNPDYQARVATALAAAVLEWRSDPTRTEGRQP
- a CDS encoding DUF1015 domain-containing protein; its protein translation is MANIYPFRAWRYNPSVVRLEDVVTQPYDKISPAMQEAYYHRSPYNLVRIILGLPELFDAERGENVYTRAARDFAAWKDQSVLVQERDPGIFAYSQRFRVPGSDAIKERRGFIALGKLHEYADQVVFRHEQTLSKPKSDRLNLLKATHAHFGQIFMLYSDPAGSVENILYDGAGPADAEVTDEYGVLHRVWRVADPAVIRLLVSTMADKKLIIADGHHRYETALNYSKEHTPASLSRTEHNANSLPQPQFPEAAVMMTFVNMDADGLVILPTHRVVHSLPAFDPAAFTSAAEQFFNVQKLPEAPAIGHLDRLRNEMGTAFVAVTRNGAFLLRSKPDATATALASLPENQRQLDLSHLHTIILDRLMGLDAEKVREQTNLRYLRDAAEAVDQVHRGEADVTFLTNPVTMEQLREVAFAGSVMPQKSTDFFPKLLSGLTIYALE
- a CDS encoding VWA domain-containing protein, which translates into the protein MNLSPIWHDAPRGSLFNVRFVVCACVLAFVSTAGVRGQDNPLDKVHVPPPATTNPGTGAPAGVDAPAATGAGRAKPGSLIRMNVDMVLVPITVTDPMNRLVTGLEQEDFQLFENNGEQKIRTFAAEDAPVSIGIIFDLSGSMTSKLIRAREAILQFIKTANPEDEFFVIGFNDRPELIEDFTNSVEDIQARLATVRSGHRTALLDAIYYGVAKMKEAKHERKALLVVSDGGDNRSRYTEGEVRSQVRESDVEIYSIGIFDPYAATPEERTGPILLNELCEETGGRLFRVDDVSEMSDIAEKISTELRNQYVIGYTPKNMSRDGKWRKVKVRLNPPSGLPPLTVHARTGYYAPLQ
- a CDS encoding VWA domain-containing protein; the protein is MRLCNKAASVIFLTFSTLTLAAQQTPKPTAPAPQSAPLTVDTDPVRSPDAELPPSLNGEPLKKEGAEGYVLHTNVEEVVLNATVLEGTQLVQTLKRENFQVFEDGVKQNIISFQHTDLPVSIGFVVDNSGSMSKKRPAVNKSALDLVQASNPEDEAFVVNFSDEAYIDQEFTSNVDKLRDGLSHIESRGGTALYDAVVASADKLVADAKRPKQVLVLITDGEDNASTLNLDQTIRRVQELSGPVIYSIGLLFGDEMSHAEVRHARRALELLSNETGGIAFFPKSIEQVDEIAAEVARDIRSQYTIGYHSSTPSTQSGFRRIQVTADAPGMSKLSVRTRTGYFPASRVLKKPVPQKK
- the cysK gene encoding cysteine synthase A; translation: MAVESPSTSPLRVVADITQLVGHTPMLQLGRIVPASSAAVFAKLEFLNPGGSIKDRAALGMILAAEAKGLLRQGSTIVEATAGNTGVGLALIGVNRGYKVKLFVPEGFAEEKCILMRGFGAEVVRTPEADGMAGAIREANKAAEAIPGAFMAGQFTNQSNPQFHHDTTGAEIWEQMAGRVDGFVAGVGTGGTFSGVARFLKENNPSVITVAVETQGSILQGGAPGKHRVEGIGVHFVPETFHRDMCDRVMMVNDDDAFTMVKRLAAEEGLVGGSSAGAAVFAAAALARELGAGKRVATIIPDSAERYLSKKIFEGGV
- a CDS encoding choice-of-anchor D domain-containing protein; the protein is MKIDRRCLVPLVAILLMGCALQSQSQNISVSPATIKFPNQGLNTTSAAVPVTLLNNQAGTLTISSIQIGAPYAETDNCGTSLAPNAQCTLNVTFTPTAKQYYSSSLVITDSAGNSPQSVALTGNGVIPVTFSPASVNFGNQAAGTTSNTTNVTMYNNLPAALAISSIQATAPFAQTNNCGSTLAGGGTCTLSLTFSPAAVQSSSSTITVTDSASNSPQTVAVSGVGIAPVNYTPKTIAFPNQPVNSTSAATVVTVTNVQSTPLSISSISAPAPFATTNNCGTSLASGQSCSVNVTFAPTAAKYYTGSLAITDSSATSPHTVALSGNGYLPVVTSPTQISFPNQATNTTSSGYTVTLTNKQPVTLNIANIAAPSPFAQTNNCGTTLASGASCTVTVKFAPTASQHYSSALTITDDAATSPQSVPLYGTGYALVYFTPSVISFPSQAIGTSSAPSSVNLTNNQTVAMNISGITVPAPFSQTNTCGASLGAGQSCTVSVSFSPTAVQYYAANVTVTDDAANSPQVLPVNGNGTVGLTYTPKVGGLYFNNQIIKTSSTPQAVTLTNNQSTAVNFSSIVSSADYPFTTNCGNGAGGGSLAAGASCSVLVSFDPQVIGSRPANLVINESAAGSPVTIPLQGSGINGTQGALVAITPLTPCVQPLQTLQLTARTQNLTNTAVNWYVNNVPGGNSTVGTVSSTGLYTAPATAGTYYVEINSQQIPSLTSSATITVEPLASLTFGIYPYVASIPVGAKQPFSAQICLVPDSNVTYTVDNIAGGNATVGTVSSTGLYTAPPTAGKHTVRVTDATLNRTSGGVVTVFSSITADYGSRAGTTAPIPADLFGYGRGESIPTVAARNMLEDGGLTVARTSGQIATVYATQTPDWTKIDPIIATIQASGQHALLQLHQSPSWLQPTSGPCAGNVFAAPTDINQWALIAQAYVAHMDVAFPGVITDYEIGNEPNATGMCTTANHLNTYLAIYAAAAPLMKQQAAQDGVPIRIGGPVISGYTPYWINALLTTSTTAPYVDFVSYHQYFYGSSQLEATWDTYTDMPSMYEAEQDVSNGAQANYVKAVKAVAAGQQPNAANTPIYITEYNTNWAFYQDCCRNDNTYAPVFNSLYATDVLNSVYNGVTKVPNKIFYFAGSAYPWFCLIGVVDNGNDCLYSAGATPAPYPQYFPYQLVASTQYLGLSQGGYMAKSISAPTGGGGLATTAFYTANHDAVVVTNPTSTPYSQITVTLANPGLTGTQGTLYQIVNGAQISTTPISFSQSGTSLTTTISVPAYSVQAISLP